AGCCAATGAGCAGGTTTACTGCACCATAGGCATCCACCCCGACAGCCAAGAAGCCGAAGAATTTACCGTCGCTGAAATGGTCGAAGCGGCAAAACACCCGAAAGTCGTCGGCATAGGCGAAACGGGTTTGGATTATTACTGGTGCAAAGGCGATTTGGCATGGCAGCACCGCCGCTTCGCCGAACACATCCAAGCCGCCAACGAAAGCGGTTTGCCCGTGATTGTCCACACCCGCGATGCCGCCGCCGATACTTTGGCGATTCTGAAAGAAGGTCAAACCAATTCCGGCGTTATCCACTGCTTCACCGAAGATACCGCTTTTGCCAAAGCCGCTTTGGATTTGGGGCTGTACATTTCCTTCTCCGGCATTGTTACCTTCAAAAATGCCCCGCAAATTCAGGAAGCAGCCAAATACGTCCCCGCGGACAGAATGCTGGTCGAAACCGACTCCCCCTTCCTCGCCCCGGTCCCCAAACGCGGTAAGCCTAACGAACCTTCCTATGTCCGTTACACCGCCGAGTTTGTGGCGAAACTGCGCGGCGAACCCGTAGAAACGCTTGCCGCTTACACTAGCGACAATTTCTATCGTCTGTTCAATAAAGTACCCGACATCCGTGTTTGATTCGAATGGAAAAAGGTCGTCTGAAAATGCTTCATCTAGCGTTTCAGACGACCTTTTGAGATTTGGAATTATTTATATAAGTGGACAGTCAGACTGGGTAATTTTGTTGGGCAGAAAATGAAAGATGGCTGAAGTCATCGATAAAATCGGTATCACAAGAAAGCCAGTGCAAAAGCGGACAGATAGTCATGGATGGGTTTAAAATCAACGCGAAAATCAAGATGGCAACTTCTTGAAAATATTTAAAGATATGGCTTTCATTATATCGTTCTCCGTTTTTCTGACAAATCATACTTCTATCGACACATCGCCTTTCCAATAATGAATTACGACATCACCTTTTTCACTCTGTTTCTACTCGGCTTTTTCGGCGGTACGCATTGTGTCGGAATGTGCGGCGGGTTGAGTAGTGCGTTTGCGTTGCAGCTTCCACCGCATCTTAATCGGCTGGGACTGATTGTCCTATTGAATTTGGGACGCATCAGCAGCTATGTATTGATAGGTTTGATTGTCGGGCTGGTCGGACAAATCGGTATTTCTTTGGATGATACGCGCTGGCTGCAAAACGGTCTGTATATTGCGGCGAATATTTTGCTGTTGCTGTTGGGGCTGTATCTGGCGGGTCTTTCTACGGCGGCTACGCAGATTGAGCGCATAGGCAGACCGATATGGAAACGTTTGAATCCGATTTTGAACCGACTGCTGCCGATTAAATCCGTTCCGGCTTGTTTCGGCGTAGGCATGTTGTGGGGCTGGCTGCCTTGCGGCTTGGTGTACAGCGCCTCATTGTATGCTTTAGGCAGCGGTAATGCGGTGCAGGGCGGGCTGTATATGTTGGCTTTTGCGCTGGGAACGTTGCCGAATTTGTTGGCAATGGGGATTTTTGCAGCGCAATTGAAAACACTTTTACAACGCAGAGCCATCCGTTTGTGCGCCGGACTATTGGTCGCGGGCTGGGCGGTTTTTCGTTTGGCGGTAATGCTTTGAGTCTGGCACTGAAACGCCTTTCAAAAGGGTAGGGGTTCATACATTGAAGGTCGTCTGAAAATCCGTTTTCAGACGACCTTTATTCATTGCTTGCACCGGCGGCGTTATTTATAGTGGATTAACTTTAAACCAGTATGGCGTTGCCTCGCCTTAGCTCAAAGAGAACGATTCTCTAAGGTGCTGAAGCACCAAGTGAATCGGTTCCGTACTATCTGTACTGTCTGCGGCTTCGTCGCCTTGTCCTGATTTAAAGTTAATCCACTATATTTATTGCAGCTTCAGCTCAAGCCGCCGACAGCCATCCGCGTATGCGTTTTTCCATCGCGTCGGCACTCAAACCCAAATCGTCCAAAAGTTTTTTCGGATCGCCGTGTTCGGTTACAGTATCGGCAACGCCCAAAAGCAAAACGGGTTTGCAGATGCCGTGTTTCGCCAACACTTCCAGCACCGCGCTGCCTGCGCCGCCTTGTTCGGCGTTTTCTTCGGCGGTAACGATGTAGTCGTGGCTTTGGGCGAGGCGGACGATGAGTTCCTCGTCTATCGGTTTGACGAAGCGCATATCGGCGACGGTGGCGTTCAGTTTTTCGGCAACCGCCAATGCGGGGGCGACCATGCTGCCGAAGGCGATGAATGCGGTTTTCTCGCCTTGGCGGCGGACGATACCTTTGCCGATGGCTACGGTTTCGAGGTCGTCTGAAACGGGCGAGCCTGTTCCCGTGCCGCGCGGATAGCGGACGGCGGCGGGGGCGTCTGCCTGATAGCAGGTCGAAAGCAGCAGGCGGCATTCGTTTTCATCGCTCGGCGCGGCAACAATCATGTTCGGCACGCAGCGCAAGAAGCTCAAATCGTACAAACCGGCATGGGTCGGGCCGTCCGCACCGACGATGCCCGCACGGTCGACGGCAAACAAAACAGGCAGGTTTTGCAGGGCGATGTCGTGCACCAGTTGGTCGTAGGCGCGCTGGAGGAAGGTGGAATAAATGGCGACGACGGGCTTCATGCCTTCGCAAGCCAAGCCGCCGGCAAAGGTCACGGCATGCTGCTCGGCGATGCCGACATCGAAATAGCGGTCGGGGAATTGTTGTTCGAATTCGACCAGTCCGCTGCCCTCGCGCATGGCGGGGGTAATCGCCGCCAATCGGGAATCTGCCGCCGCCTGGTCGCACAGCCATTTGCCGAACACTTGCGTATAGGTCGGTTTGGCGGCGGGTTTGTTTTCTTTTTCAGACGACATTGCGGTTTTGAGGTCGTCTGAAACGTCTTTGGGCAGGTTGGCGACGGCGTGGTATTTGACGGGGTCGTTTTCGGCGAGTTTGTAGCCGTTGCCCTTTTTGGTGATGACGTGCAGCAGTTGCGGGCCTTTGCGGCCGCGCAAATCTTTCAATACGTCAACCAGATGCTCGACGTTGTGGCCGTCAACGGGGCCGGTGTAGCGGAAACCGAAGTTTTCAAACAAAGACAGCGACTGCTTGGCGTGTTCGGCTTCGCCCGCCAGCGTTTTGATTTTGTGCTCGACTTTTTGGGCAAGCTCCATCGCGCCGGGCAGCTTGTCCAAAACCTTGCTCGATTGCGCCTTGATGGTGCTCAACACGCCGCGCATATCGCGCACGACGTTGCTGGCGAGGTATTTCGGCAGCGCACCGACGTTGGGGGAAATCGACATTTCGTTGTCGTTGAGGATGACCAGCAGGTTCACGTCCATATCGCCCGCGCAGTTCAAGGCTTCAAAAGCCTGCCCCGCCGTCATCGCACCGTCGCCGATAATGGCGACGCTGCGGCGGTCGCTGCCCAAGAGTTTGTCTGCCGCCGCCATGCCCAAAGCCGCGCCGATGGAGGTGGAGGAATGCCCTACGCCGAACGCGTCGTATTCGGACTCGCTGCGTTTGGGGAAACCCGCCAAACCGCCGTAGCGGCGCATGGTGTGCATCTGGTTTTTGCGGCCGGTGAGGATTTTGTGCGGATAGCTTTGATGGCCGACATCCCAAACCAGCTTGTCTTCGGGCGTGTCGTACACATAGTGCAGGGCGATGGTCAGCTCGACCGCGCCCAGATTGCTGGCGAAATGCCCGCCGGTTTTGCCTATCGAATCCAGCAGAAACTCCCGCAGCTCGGCGGCGACTTGGGGCAACTGTTTTTTATCCAGACGGCGCAAATCTTGCGGGCTGTCGACGGTATCGAGTAGCGGAGTGTGGCTCATGGTGTGTCTTTGCAGGCTTATTTGTGTATAGCGGGCAATTATAGCAAGAGTTTAGAAAGACGTGGGTTTCCTGCCGGAGGTCGGGTATCGCCGTTAAGCCGTTGCCTGCTGATAAAAGAGGCGTTTGGGAATGTGTGTAAGGGTCGTCTGAACATGAAATTACACGCCCCGTATGCTACAATCAACAGATAATCCCATCGGTACCGACATCATGAAACCCCATAAAAAAGGCAATATTTTCATCATCTCCGCCGCTTCCGGCACGGGCAAGACCACGCTGGTTTCCCGTCTTTTGAAAAACAACGCCGATTTGCGCGTCTCCGTATCGCACACCACCCGCCAGCCGCGCGAAGGCGAGCAGCACGGCGTGCATTATCATTTTGTTCCCAAAGAGGAGTTTGAGTCTTTAATCAAACAAAAAGCCTTCCTCGAACACGCAAACGTTTTCGGCAACTATTACGGAACCAGCATCGCGGGGGTCAATTCCCTTAGCGAAGAGGGTTACGATGTGATTTTGGAAATTGACGTGCAAGGTGCGGCGCAGGTACGCAAATCGCTGCCCGAAGCCAGCAGCATCTTTATCCTGCCGCCTTCGTTCGAAGTTCTTGCCGAACGCCTTATCGGACGCGGCACCGACAGCGAGGAAGTCATCCAAACCCGCCTCTCCAAAGCGCGTCACGAAATCGAACAATCCGTCCTGTTTGACTATATTGTCGTCAATGATGATTTGGATAGGGCAGAAGCCGATCTGCTTCACATCATCAAAGCAGGTCGTCTGAAAAAATCTTCCCAGCAAGGATTTATCTCAAACCTGTTGGAAAATTCCTGAAAAACAGCGAAAATACGCATTTACATTCCATCACAAATTAATAGAAAGAAAGCAAACATGGCCCGTATCACCACTGAAGACTGCACAGGCAAAATCCCCAATCATTTCGACCTGACCCTCGTCGCCGCCCGCCGCGCGCGCCAGCTTGAAAACGGCAACGCTCCTATGGTTGACGACATCCGCAACAACAAACCGACCGTTACCGCCCTGCGCGAAATCGCCGCCGGTCAAATCGGTACCGAACTGCTGACCCGCAACAAATAATACCGGCAGGCAAAATCTGCCCAACCGCCGCGCGGATTGTATCGGCGCGACATCCGACCGATACAGTCTGACGGCTCAAAACAAAACACACACCGAAGGCCGTCTGAAATGCCCGCCCCCCAGCCCACTGCCCCCTACGACGCGCTGACTGCCGAAGCCCGCGAACTTTTGTTCCGTACCGCCTCCTATCTCAGCCCATCCGAACAGGCCGAGCTTGAAAAAGCCGTCGCCTACGCCTTTCACGCCCATGACGGACAAACCCGTAAAAGCGGCGAACCCTACATTACCCACCCCCTTGCCGTCGCCACGCAACTTGCATTGTGGCACATGGACATACAAGGCTTGTGCGCGGGCGTGATGCACGACGTACTCGAAGACACGGGCGTATCCAAAATCGAAATGGCGGCAGAATTCGGCGAAACCATCTCCGAGATGGTGGACGGGCTTTCCAAACTCGAAAAACTCAAATTTGAAGATCATGCCGAGCATCAGGCGGAAAGTTTCCGCAAGCTCATCCTCGCCATGACCAAAGACGTGCGCGTGATCGTCGTCAAACTCGCCGACCGCCTGCACAATATGCGCACGCTCGGCTCCATGCGTCCCGACAAACGCCGCCGCATCGCCAAAGAAACCCTCGAAATTTACGCCCAAATCGCCAACCGCATCGGCTTGAACAACGCCTACCAAGAACTTCAGGATTTATCGTTTCAAAACCTCCACCCGAACCGCTACGAAACCCTTAAAAAAGCGATGGACAACAGCCGCAAAAACCGCCGCGACGTCGTCGGCAAAGTTTTGCGCGCCTTCAGTCAGCGTTTGGTCGGCGCGAACATCGAAGCCAAAATCAAAGGCAGGGAAAAAAACCTGTACAGCATCCATCAAAAAATGTTGGCGAAAAAATTGCGCTTTGCCGAAGTCATGGACATTTACGGCTTCCGCGTCATCGTCAACAGCATTCCCGCGTGTTACGCCGCACTCGGCGCGCTGCACAATCTTTATCAACCCAAACCCGGCCGCTTCAAAGACTATATCGCCATCCCGAAAAGCAACGGCTACCAAAGCCTGCACACGACCTTGGTCGGTCCTTACGGCTTGCCCATTGAAGTCCAAATCCGCACGCGTGAAATGGATGCCGTAGCCGAAGGCGGCATTGCCGGCCACTGGATATACAAATCCGGCGAAAATACCGTCGATCAAGCCGTCCTCCATACCAACCAATGGCTCAAAAACATCCTTGATTTGCAAGCCAGCAGCGCGAACGCCATCGAATTCCTCGAACACGTCAAAGTCGACCTGTTCCCCAACGAAGTCTACATCCTGACGCCCAAAGGCAAAATCCTCACCCTGCCTAAAGGCTCGACGCCCATAGACTTCGCCTACGCCGTCCACACCGACATCGGCCACAAAACCGTTGCCGCCCGCATCAACAACACCATGATGCCCCTGCGCACCAAACTCAAAACCGGCGATTCCGTCGAAATCATCACATCCGAACACGCCAAGCCCAATCCGGCATGGCTGAATTTCACCGTTTCCAGCCGCGCGCGCAGCGCCATCCGCCAATACGTCAAAAACCTCAACCGCCACGACGCCATCGTCCTCGGCGAAAACCTCCTGCAAAAAGCCCTGTCCAGCCTGTTGCCCAAAGACGTATTGCTTTCAGACGACCTCAAAGAAAAATACCTCGCCGACCTCAACGACAAACAAACCTCGTTTGAAGAAGTCCTCTACAACGTCGGTATGGGGCATACCCTGCCCGTGTACGTCGCCATGCACATCGCCGAACTGGCAGGGCAGCACTTCGGCAGCGAAGTCAAACTCAGCCCCATCAAAGTCAACGACCAAGAAACCGGCCGCATCCATTTTGCCGAATGTTGCCACCCCGTCCCGGGCGATTCCGTCCGCGCCCTTTTGGTCAAAGACAAAGGCATGATTATCCACCGCGATACCTGTCCGACCCTGCTCAAATCCGACCCCGAACAGCAGCTTGACGCGAACTGGGAAGGCATAGGCAGCCATACCTACCGCACCGGACTCAGTATCCAATCCGAAGACGCCCACGGCCTGCTCGCCCTTATGGCGCAAGCCATCTCTAACTCTGGCGCGGATATCGAGTCCGTCGAAACCCCCAACAAAGCGCTGGCAGGTACGGAAGGCTTTGTCGAATTCAAGTTCATCATCAAAGTGAAGGACTTGGCGCAAATCAACCAAATTATTCACAACCTGCACGCCATTCCCCAAGTGCGCAAAGTGGTTCGAAGCTAGGGAAGAAGGGAGGTAAAGCCGATGTCGTTTTGCCGCCTGATAGGGTTTAAGTTTTCTTAAAATCCGGAAGATACTTTCGCAAAATCAACAAGACGCGCGAAATACCACAAAGGTCGTCTGAAAACCGATATTCAAGGTTTTCAGACGACCTTCAAACTTGACAGGAACGACGCAATCAAAGATAATCCCGCAATTCATTTGCAGCCGCATTGACGGCATATCCGGCGCCAAGCCGACTTGTTAGGAGGTGATGTTTACATCACGGCGCGTATCCCGCCGGTCGCAAGATACCCGAGATACAAACAACCACTTTTTTGACAAACCGCCCCTTTTTACCTTTCTCCCTTTCGGCGGTTTGAAACCAGAATTCAATTTAAAGGAAATAAAATGCCTGCAATCCGCGTTAAAGAGAACGAACCCTTCGAAGTAGCCATGCGCCGTTTCAAACGTGCCGTAGAAAAAACCGGTCTGCTGACTGAGCTGCGCGCCCGTGAAGCTTACGAAAAACCGACTACCGAGCGCAAACGCAAAAAAGCCGCAGCCGTAAAACGCCTGCAAAAACGCCTGCGCAGCCAACAACTGCCTCCTAAAATGTACTAAACATCAATTGCAGGTCTGCCCTGTGATGCCGAAACACACCGCAAGGCTTGACCTGCGGTGTGTTTTGTTTTTCAGACGACCTGCAAGGCAAGGGGTTGTCTGAAAAATAGAGAATCCCTAAGGCAGTATGTGCAATACCATCTTCCATCTTTTCCCGAAAGTCATCCCATGAGCCTGAAAGCACAATTAACCGAAGACATGAAAACCGCGATGCGTGCCAAAGATCAAATTACTTTGAGCACCATCCGCCTCATCAATGCCGCCATCAAACAATTTGAAGTGGACGAGCGCACCGAAGCCGATGACGGCAAAGTGATTGCCATCATTACCAAAATGGTCAAACAGCGCAAAGACAGCGCCAACATCTACGCCGAAGCAGGCCGTCAGGACCTGGCAGACAAAGAAAATGCCGAAATCGAAATCCTGCACCGCTACCTGCCGCAAATGATGTCTGCCGAAGAAATCCGCACTGCCGTGGAAACCGTAATCGCCATGACCGGAGCTTCCGGAATGGCTGACATGGGCAAAGCCATGGGCGTGTTGAAAACCCAGTTGGCGGGCAAAGCCGATATGGGTGAAGTCAACAAAGTTCTGAAAGCCGTTTTAACTGCTTAAAAGTAGACAAACAGGTCATCTAAGTTTTCAGACGACCTGTTTGTTATATGGTGAATAAAAATAAAATATTACTACTGTCGTTTCCACACAGATAAGAATCCATTTTTAAAGTCATGTTTTTCTGATTAAACTCAATAAACTGAATCCCAGTAATGGATTTCCGCCTGTGCGTTAATGACTGTATTTAGTATCCTATTCTTATTTAAATCAACTATTATAAATTATTATGAGCTTTATCATAACCAACAACGAAAAAATTCCTAATAATGTAAAGCCTCTCTTTTTTTCTCCTTTAATAAGAGCATAAATTCCAATAATTAATCCGAATACTGGCACAATAACTGATAGGATGATATCTATTGGCGTTGCATTTTTAAGAACTTTCTTACCATTAGGCAATACCTGATACTTATCGTCTTCCCGACTCATTTTAAGATAACCTTTCTATCTAAATAAGATAATTAAAGAATACAATCAAAATAACAACAAAAAATAAAACAATTAATAGCTGTAAAAATACACAATTATTAGAGTAATTATGAAAATATATTCATAAATACCCCTTGCAAGTAGAAATTTTCCAGTCCAATGTTACAATGATTATAATCAATTATTCAAACAACATTTGAATCTTAAAATCACTCTTTTAATGTCTAAAACCCTTCAAAAAGTGAGAAAATATGGAACTTCATGAAAAAATTCGAGTAATGAGAGAAATGAACCAATGGTCTCAAGAAGAAATGGCTGAGAAATTAGCAATGTCTGCTAATGGGTATGCAAAAATAGAACGTGGGCAAACTAAACTGACTTTTGATAAATTGAATCAGATTGCACAGATTTTTAAAATTGATGTAGTTGAACTGATTACAAAAGAAAAACCATTATTTCTTTTGGTCGGAGATAATAGCCATAATTACGGATCAAATTACTATGGCAACAATGAAGCGTTAATAGCTGAAAATGAAAAACTGAAACTGACAATATCTCATAATAATGAAATTATTCAACGACAAGAAAATGAGATTTTAGCTTTAAAAGAAATCATTTCTCTACTCAAAAAAAATTAACACTCTATCTAATTCACTCAAGACATGAAAGAGGTCGTCTGAAAATGGGATTCCCGTTTTCAGACGACCTTTTTTAAGCTTAGGCTTACCGTTTGCCGATATTGTGAAATATCTTGCCCATATCGTTTAAGAAACGGGGTTCGCGCTGGATCAGGTAAACAATCAAGGGGATATTGCCGATGGCGACGATCAGGTAAAGCAGGGAAATGCTGTCGAACAGCATCAAGAGTACTGCGCTTAAAATGGCAGCCGATACCATGAACACGCCATTGATAATGTTGTTGGCGGCGACGGCGTGGGCGCGGAAGGATTCGCTGCTGGCGGTTTGCAGCCAAGTGTAGAGTGGGACGGAGAAGAAGCCGCCGAAGAAGCCGATCAGCGTCATGACGAGCATGACGGGATACGCCATGCCTTGCGACAGGAACCAGGTGATGCCGTTGAGTTCGGTAAAGCGTTGTCCTTGGGTCAGCCATACCAAAATCAAGCCGAATACGGTCAAACCCGTCGTGCCGACGGTTACCAAGCCCAAGAGCAGGCGTTCGTGGCTGAGTTTTGCGCACAACACCGAGCCGGCGGCGATGCCGATGGAGAATAGGGCGAGCATGAGGTTGAAAACGCTATCGTTGCCGCCCAAATGGATTTGCGTGAAAGTCGGCAGTTGGGTGGTGTAAACCGAGCCGATAAACCAAAACCATGAAATGCCGATGATGGATGTGAAGACGGAATCATATTGGGCGGTTTCGCGCAGGAGCGCGTGCGTACCTTTGACGATGTTCCATTCGATTTTGGTGTTGGGGGCTTTGGCGGGGACGTTAGGCATGAAGAAGCTGGTCAACGTGCCGCCGATGGCGACGAGCAATACTAAGATGCCGACGACGGAGGGCGGCAAGCCTGCGACGGACGTGCCTAAAATCTGACCGAACAAAATAGCAATGAATGTTCCCGATTCGATCAGGCTGTTGCCCATAATCAGCTCTTTGTCGTTGAGATAATCGGGCAGGATGGCGTATTTCAGCGGGCCGAACAACGTCGATTGCGCGCCCATGCAAAACAGGCAGATCAAGAGTAGCGGGGCGGACTGGATATAGAAGCCGAACGCCGCCACCGCCATGATGATGATTTCCAATACTTTGATCCATCGTGCCAAGACGGCTTTGTCGAATTTGGTGCTCAGTTGTCCCGACAGCGCGGAAAACAGGAAATAGGGCAGGATAAACAGCAGCGCGCCCAAGTTCAGCATTTGGCTGGCGGGCAGGAAGTTGTTTTTGCCCAAACCGTAGAAGCTGATCATCACAAACAGCGCGGTTTTGAACATATTGTCGTTGAACGCGCCCAGAAATTGCGTGCCGAATAGTGGGGCAAAACGGCGGCTGGTCGGGAAATTCAGATTGTCTTTTTTGAGGCTCATTTTTCGGATTCTTGTTCTTCTTTTTCTATTTCGTTTTCAAGCAGCTTGTCGGTGGAATCGTCGTCCATCAGAATGCGGTGTGCCGGTCCTTCGAGATCGTCAAACTGCCCGTTTTTGCCCGACCACCAGAAAAAATAGCCGATGGCAAACGCCAAAATAATGCTGATGGGCACTAAGATAAACATACTTTCCATCACATCGCTCCGGTCAAATCGGTTAAGACAAAAGTCTGTCCCGATACGGTCAGATATTCGTTGCGCAGCGAGCCGACGGGGGTATCGTCAAAAAACAGCTCGATACGGTCTTTCACGACGCGCCAATATTGCGGAATCTCGGTTTGCCCGAAAGGCGCCAAAACCTCCGCCGCCGCGCCTTCTTCACTTTGCAGCTTGACGGCGAAACGCCCGCTCTGCGGCTGCGTTTCGGATTCATCATCCGGCAGCATGATGAAAAAGCCCACATGGGCGCCTTGTTGCGTATGGATACTGAAATAGTGCATATCAAAGAATCTTAAAAGGCTGCCGCTGTTTTCAGACGACATAGTGAATACAAAAACTTTCTAAATGTAACAGTTTGACACGCCCCTGCAAAGGGCTTTACGCCCCCGCGTTCGACAGGTCGTCTGAAAACAAACCGTTTCCCTTTAAACATCAATATCTTCCTTTATCGCTTTCCGCCTGCTCCAAGTCAAACATTAAGCCAAGCAGCCGAACCCGTTTTTTGCTAGAATAGCGCGGTTTACATTCATCAACCGATTTCAGACGACCCCGCCGAATCAGCGGCGGCAGAAACCACACGGAAAGCAACATTCATAAAGTTGCCTCATTCCGAATGTAGCGGTCATTTTTCTTTCATAGATTTTACGCCACCAACCGATACGGCCTGCCGCGCAAATGCCCGGCTAGAACCACAAGCGCATCCACTATGCCTGCGGGAGATGTTTGGCGGTATATCCACGACAAAGAACAGATTGCCGATACTGCCAACACAGGTCGTCTGAAACCTTCAGGAGCCACAACAAATGACCCAAAAACTTATCTTAGTTTTGAACTGCGGCAGCTCATCCCTCAAAGGTGCCGTACTGGATAACGAAAGCGGCGAAGTCCTGCTCAGCTGCCTTGCCGAAAAACTCAACCTGCCCGACGCTTACATCACGTTCAAAGTAAACGGCGAAAAACACAAAGTCGACCTGTCTGCCAAGCCCGACCACACCGGCGCAGTTGAAGCGCTGATGGAAGAACTCAAAGCCCACGGCCTCGACAGCCGCATCGGTGCTATCGGGCACCGCGTCGTCAGCGGCGGCGAACTGTACAGCGAATCCATCCTTGTTGACGACGAAGTCATCGCCGGCATCGAAAAATGTATCCCTCTCGCTCCGCTGCACAACCCTGCGCACCTCTTGGGTCTGCGTGCCGCACAAAGCATTTTCAAAGGCCTGCCCAACGTTGTCGTTTTCGACACCGCCTTCCACCAAACCATGCCGGAACATGCCTACACCTACGCTATTCCGCATGAACTGTATGAAAAATACGGCTTGCGTCGTTACGGCGCGCACGGTACCAGCTACCGCTACGTTTCTGATGAAACCGCCCGTTTCCTCGGCAAAGACAAAAAAGACCTGCGCATGGTAATTGCCCACTTGGGTAACGGCGCATCTATTACCGCCGTCGCCAACGGCGAATCACGCGATACCAGCATGGGTCTGACCCCGCTGG
The DNA window shown above is from Neisseria sicca and carries:
- a CDS encoding TatD family hydrolase, whose product is MHLIDSHCHLNFEGLSNRLPEVFANMEEQSVKQALAISVSKQSFAEVFDIAQANEQVYCTIGIHPDSQEAEEFTVAEMVEAAKHPKVVGIGETGLDYYWCKGDLAWQHRRFAEHIQAANESGLPVIVHTRDAAADTLAILKEGQTNSGVIHCFTEDTAFAKAALDLGLYISFSGIVTFKNAPQIQEAAKYVPADRMLVETDSPFLAPVPKRGKPNEPSYVRYTAEFVAKLRGEPVETLAAYTSDNFYRLFNKVPDIRV
- a CDS encoding sulfite exporter TauE/SafE family protein; this translates as MNYDITFFTLFLLGFFGGTHCVGMCGGLSSAFALQLPPHLNRLGLIVLLNLGRISSYVLIGLIVGLVGQIGISLDDTRWLQNGLYIAANILLLLLGLYLAGLSTAATQIERIGRPIWKRLNPILNRLLPIKSVPACFGVGMLWGWLPCGLVYSASLYALGSGNAVQGGLYMLAFALGTLPNLLAMGIFAAQLKTLLQRRAIRLCAGLLVAGWAVFRLAVML
- the dxs gene encoding 1-deoxy-D-xylulose-5-phosphate synthase — its product is MSHTPLLDTVDSPQDLRRLDKKQLPQVAAELREFLLDSIGKTGGHFASNLGAVELTIALHYVYDTPEDKLVWDVGHQSYPHKILTGRKNQMHTMRRYGGLAGFPKRSESEYDAFGVGHSSTSIGAALGMAAADKLLGSDRRSVAIIGDGAMTAGQAFEALNCAGDMDVNLLVILNDNEMSISPNVGALPKYLASNVVRDMRGVLSTIKAQSSKVLDKLPGAMELAQKVEHKIKTLAGEAEHAKQSLSLFENFGFRYTGPVDGHNVEHLVDVLKDLRGRKGPQLLHVITKKGNGYKLAENDPVKYHAVANLPKDVSDDLKTAMSSEKENKPAAKPTYTQVFGKWLCDQAAADSRLAAITPAMREGSGLVEFEQQFPDRYFDVGIAEQHAVTFAGGLACEGMKPVVAIYSTFLQRAYDQLVHDIALQNLPVLFAVDRAGIVGADGPTHAGLYDLSFLRCVPNMIVAAPSDENECRLLLSTCYQADAPAAVRYPRGTGTGSPVSDDLETVAIGKGIVRRQGEKTAFIAFGSMVAPALAVAEKLNATVADMRFVKPIDEELIVRLAQSHDYIVTAEENAEQGGAGSAVLEVLAKHGICKPVLLLGVADTVTEHGDPKKLLDDLGLSADAMEKRIRGWLSAA
- the gmk gene encoding guanylate kinase gives rise to the protein MKPHKKGNIFIISAASGTGKTTLVSRLLKNNADLRVSVSHTTRQPREGEQHGVHYHFVPKEEFESLIKQKAFLEHANVFGNYYGTSIAGVNSLSEEGYDVILEIDVQGAAQVRKSLPEASSIFILPPSFEVLAERLIGRGTDSEEVIQTRLSKARHEIEQSVLFDYIVVNDDLDRAEADLLHIIKAGRLKKSSQQGFISNLLENS
- the rpoZ gene encoding DNA-directed RNA polymerase subunit omega, coding for MARITTEDCTGKIPNHFDLTLVAARRARQLENGNAPMVDDIRNNKPTVTALREIAAGQIGTELLTRNK
- a CDS encoding RelA/SpoT family protein translates to MPAPQPTAPYDALTAEARELLFRTASYLSPSEQAELEKAVAYAFHAHDGQTRKSGEPYITHPLAVATQLALWHMDIQGLCAGVMHDVLEDTGVSKIEMAAEFGETISEMVDGLSKLEKLKFEDHAEHQAESFRKLILAMTKDVRVIVVKLADRLHNMRTLGSMRPDKRRRIAKETLEIYAQIANRIGLNNAYQELQDLSFQNLHPNRYETLKKAMDNSRKNRRDVVGKVLRAFSQRLVGANIEAKIKGREKNLYSIHQKMLAKKLRFAEVMDIYGFRVIVNSIPACYAALGALHNLYQPKPGRFKDYIAIPKSNGYQSLHTTLVGPYGLPIEVQIRTREMDAVAEGGIAGHWIYKSGENTVDQAVLHTNQWLKNILDLQASSANAIEFLEHVKVDLFPNEVYILTPKGKILTLPKGSTPIDFAYAVHTDIGHKTVAARINNTMMPLRTKLKTGDSVEIITSEHAKPNPAWLNFTVSSRARSAIRQYVKNLNRHDAIVLGENLLQKALSSLLPKDVLLSDDLKEKYLADLNDKQTSFEEVLYNVGMGHTLPVYVAMHIAELAGQHFGSEVKLSPIKVNDQETGRIHFAECCHPVPGDSVRALLVKDKGMIIHRDTCPTLLKSDPEQQLDANWEGIGSHTYRTGLSIQSEDAHGLLALMAQAISNSGADIESVETPNKALAGTEGFVEFKFIIKVKDLAQINQIIHNLHAIPQVRKVVRS
- the rpsU gene encoding 30S ribosomal protein S21; translation: MPAIRVKENEPFEVAMRRFKRAVEKTGLLTELRAREAYEKPTTERKRKKAAAVKRLQKRLRSQQLPPKMY
- a CDS encoding GatB/YqeY domain-containing protein, whose protein sequence is MSLKAQLTEDMKTAMRAKDQITLSTIRLINAAIKQFEVDERTEADDGKVIAIITKMVKQRKDSANIYAEAGRQDLADKENAEIEILHRYLPQMMSAEEIRTAVETVIAMTGASGMADMGKAMGVLKTQLAGKADMGEVNKVLKAVLTA
- a CDS encoding helix-turn-helix domain-containing protein, which codes for MELHEKIRVMREMNQWSQEEMAEKLAMSANGYAKIERGQTKLTFDKLNQIAQIFKIDVVELITKEKPLFLLVGDNSHNYGSNYYGNNEALIAENEKLKLTISHNNEIIQRQENEILALKEIISLLKKN
- a CDS encoding MFS transporter, yielding MSLKKDNLNFPTSRRFAPLFGTQFLGAFNDNMFKTALFVMISFYGLGKNNFLPASQMLNLGALLFILPYFLFSALSGQLSTKFDKAVLARWIKVLEIIIMAVAAFGFYIQSAPLLLICLFCMGAQSTLFGPLKYAILPDYLNDKELIMGNSLIESGTFIAILFGQILGTSVAGLPPSVVGILVLLVAIGGTLTSFFMPNVPAKAPNTKIEWNIVKGTHALLRETAQYDSVFTSIIGISWFWFIGSVYTTQLPTFTQIHLGGNDSVFNLMLALFSIGIAAGSVLCAKLSHERLLLGLVTVGTTGLTVFGLILVWLTQGQRFTELNGITWFLSQGMAYPVMLVMTLIGFFGGFFSVPLYTWLQTASSESFRAHAVAANNIINGVFMVSAAILSAVLLMLFDSISLLYLIVAIGNIPLIVYLIQREPRFLNDMGKIFHNIGKR